The genomic region AGGGCGCATCTCGGCGAAAAAAACGGCTTCATCCACCTCTCGCGGGTGGCTGCCATACGCCAGGCGTGCGCACGCACCGCCCAGCGCATACGCCACCCCCAGGTGGTCGAAAACGTCGGCGACGGCGTACACCGACGCAAACGGTTCATTATAGCGGTCGTAGGATTGTTGTTGGGTCATAGCACTTCCCGAAGTCGGTTGGGTTGATAGTTCGTCCGCACAACCTCACAGCGAGCCGCTTCATTGTGTAAAGTCTGTTAGAAAAGCGCAAACGTATATCGTCCATGGAGGATTGCCTTATGAAACCACCGCCGTTTGAGTATGTTGCCGCACATTCGTTAGAGGAAGCCCTCGACGCGCTGGCAACCCACGGGTGGGACGCGAAACTGCTTGCCGGTGGGCAAAGCCTCATCCCCGTGTTGAACTTTCGCCTTGCCTCGCCTGCGGTGCTGATTGACCTCAACCCTGTGCGCGAACTGGCGTTTGTGGAAGCCAACGGCGTGTTGCGCATTGGGGCGATGACCCGCCAGCGCACGCTCGAACGTCACGAACACATTGCACGCTATGCGCCGCTGATCACCGCCGCCATGCCCTTTGTCGCGCACCCCCAAATCCGCACGCGCGGCACAATTGGCGGAAGCCTGGCGCATTGCGACCCCGCCGCCGAACTGCCCGCGGTCTGCCTGGCGCTGGATGCGACGCTGGTGGCGCGGAGTCATCGGGGCGAACGCACCATTCCCGCCCGCGACTTCTTCTTTGGGCTTTTCATGACCGCCCTGGAACCCGACGAAATCCTGACCGAAATCCGCATTCCGCCGATGACGCCCGACACACGCTATGCCTTCCGCGAAGTGGCGCGCCGTCATGGCGATTTTGCACTGGCGGGGGTGGCGCTCACCTTGCGGCTGGACGCTGAGGGGCGCATTCAGTCGCCGCGCGTGGCGCTGTTTGGCGTGCACGACGCCGCCGTGTTAGCCGAAAGCGCTATGCGCTTGCTGGACGGTGCAACGCCAAGCGAAGAACTGCTGCGTGAAGCCGCGCACGCCGTCGCCAACGATATTGAACCATCGAGCGATGTGCACGCCAGCGCCGAGTACCGCACCCACCTGGCGCAAGTGCTCACAGCGCGCGCCCTGCACGACGCCCTGGCACAGACGACCGAGTGATGAGGTGAACCATGCAAAAACTCACAATTGAAGTGACGGTCAACGGCACAACCTATCGGCGCGAAGTGGAACCGCGCCGCTTGCTCAGCGACTTCTTGCGCCACGACCTGGGATTGACTGGGACGCATGTCGGCTGCGAGCATGGGGTGTGTGGCGCATGTACCATCTTGTTTGATGGCGAACCGGCGCGTTCGTGCCTCATGCTGGCGGTGCAAGCCGATGGGCACACCATCACCACCGTGGAAGCACTCGCCCCGGATGAAAAACACCTGCACCCGCTCCAACAAGCCTTCCGCGAAGCGCACGCCCTGCAATGCGGCTACTGCACGCCCGGCTTTTTGATGAGCCTGCTCCCCTTCGTGGAAACGCACGCCAACCCCACCGATGAGGAAATTCGCGAAGCGCTGGCGGGCAACCTTTGCCGCTGTACGGGCTACCAGCACATTGTTGAAGCCGTCAAACTGGCGTGCCGCCTGATGCACGCCCCCCAAGAGGCATGAGGAGGCGTTCGATGACTGCACGTGAAACACGCTATTTTGGCAAACCCGTTCGCCGCAACGAAGACCCCAAACTGCTCACTGGGCGGGCGCTCTTTGTGGATGATGTGGACTTGCCCGGCATGCTGCATGCCGCCTTCTACCGCAGCCCTTACGCCCATGCGCGCATTCGCAGCATTGACGTGTCGGCGGCAAAAGCCATGCCCGGCGTTGTGGCGGTCTACACCGCCGAAGACCTCGGCGACTACTGGCAACCTGGTCCGCTGTTGGTGCCGCCGCCGCCCGTGCACAAAATGCCCGTCTTCAACAAGCGCACGCAAGTGCCGCTTGCCAAAGACAAAGTGCGCTTTGTGGGCGAACCCATCGTGCTGGTGATTGCCGAAAATCGCTACATTGCCGAAGACGCGCTCGAACGGATTGACGTTGACTTTGAGCCGTTGCCCGCGGTGGTGGACGTCGAAGCCGCCCTTGCCCCCGACGCCCCGTTGGTGCACGAAGATGCAGGCACCAATATCGCCGCGCATGTCATTCAGGAAAAAGGCAATTGGGAAGAAGCCGCCGCCGCGGCTGACCTGATAATCGAACGGCGCTTTTTCTACGACCACGGGCACGCCGCCCCCATGGAAACGCGCGGCATTGTGGCGCATTGGGATACACGGATGCAGACGCTCACCGTGTGGGATACAACGCAAGCCCCCATTCCCATCCGCAACGGGCTGGCGGGGATGCTGGGGCTTTCAGAACATCAGGTGCGGGTGATTGCGCCCTTCATCGGCGGCGGATTTGGCCCCAAAATCATGATGTTCTACCAGGAAGAAGTGCTCATCCCGTGGGCGTCTGTGCAGTTGGGGCGTCCTGTAAAGTGGATTGAAGACCGCCGCGAGAACTTCCTCGCCATGACGCAGGAGCGCTACCAGATTCATGAAGCCAAAATTGCGCTCACGCGCGAAGGCAAAATCCTGGGCGTCTGGGATTCTTTTCTGCACGATACGGGTGCCTACATCCCCTATGGGCTGACTGTGCCGCTCAACGCCCAATGCACCTTGCTCGGTCCCTATGTGGTGCCGCACTACTACTCCGAATTCAAAGCCGTCTTCACCACCAAAGCCATCGTCACGCCGTACCGCGGCGCGGGGCGGCAGCATGGCGTCTTTGTGATGGAGCGCCTGCTCGATATCGCCGCCCGCGAGTTGGGAATGGACCGCACCGAGATTCGCCGCAAAAACTTCATTCCGCCCGATGCGTTCCCCTGGGACAACCAAATCATCTATCAGGACTTTGCGCCGCTGGTCTATGACAGCGGTAATTACGAACCCGCGCTCGACAAAGCCATGGAGATGATTGGCTATCGGCGCTTTCTGGAAGAGGAAAAAGCCCGCTACCGCGCCGAAGGGCGGCATGTGGGGCTGGGCATTGTGGCGTATGTGGAAGGTACGGGCATTGGACCGTACGAAGGGGCGCGCGTGCAGGTGCAGCCGAACGGGAAAGTGATTGTGGCGACGGGCGTCGGTACGCAGGGGCAAGGGCACTTCACCTCGTTTGCGCAGGTGGTGGCGGAGCAATTGGGCGTCCCCGTGGAGGATATCACCGTTGTCACGGGCGACACCGCCGAGTTTCACTGGGGGACGGGCACGTTCGCAAGCCGTGGGGCGGTGGTGGCAGGCAGCGCCATTTACGAAGCCGCCAAAGCCGTGCGCGAAAAGGTGCTCAAACTGGCGTCCGAGGAACTGGAAGTTGCGCCTGAGGATTTGGAACTCGCTGACGGCA from Ardenticatena maritima harbors:
- a CDS encoding FAD binding domain-containing protein; the protein is MKPPPFEYVAAHSLEEALDALATHGWDAKLLAGGQSLIPVLNFRLASPAVLIDLNPVRELAFVEANGVLRIGAMTRQRTLERHEHIARYAPLITAAMPFVAHPQIRTRGTIGGSLAHCDPAAELPAVCLALDATLVARSHRGERTIPARDFFFGLFMTALEPDEILTEIRIPPMTPDTRYAFREVARRHGDFALAGVALTLRLDAEGRIQSPRVALFGVHDAAVLAESAMRLLDGATPSEELLREAAHAVANDIEPSSDVHASAEYRTHLAQVLTARALHDALAQTTE
- a CDS encoding (2Fe-2S)-binding protein, translated to MQKLTIEVTVNGTTYRREVEPRRLLSDFLRHDLGLTGTHVGCEHGVCGACTILFDGEPARSCLMLAVQADGHTITTVEALAPDEKHLHPLQQAFREAHALQCGYCTPGFLMSLLPFVETHANPTDEEIREALAGNLCRCTGYQHIVEAVKLACRLMHAPQEA
- a CDS encoding xanthine dehydrogenase family protein molybdopterin-binding subunit gives rise to the protein MTARETRYFGKPVRRNEDPKLLTGRALFVDDVDLPGMLHAAFYRSPYAHARIRSIDVSAAKAMPGVVAVYTAEDLGDYWQPGPLLVPPPPVHKMPVFNKRTQVPLAKDKVRFVGEPIVLVIAENRYIAEDALERIDVDFEPLPAVVDVEAALAPDAPLVHEDAGTNIAAHVIQEKGNWEEAAAAADLIIERRFFYDHGHAAPMETRGIVAHWDTRMQTLTVWDTTQAPIPIRNGLAGMLGLSEHQVRVIAPFIGGGFGPKIMMFYQEEVLIPWASVQLGRPVKWIEDRRENFLAMTQERYQIHEAKIALTREGKILGVWDSFLHDTGAYIPYGLTVPLNAQCTLLGPYVVPHYYSEFKAVFTTKAIVTPYRGAGRQHGVFVMERLLDIAARELGMDRTEIRRKNFIPPDAFPWDNQIIYQDFAPLVYDSGNYEPALDKAMEMIGYRRFLEEEKARYRAEGRHVGLGIVAYVEGTGIGPYEGARVQVQPNGKVIVATGVGTQGQGHFTSFAQVVAEQLGVPVEDITVVTGDTAEFHWGTGTFASRGAVVAGSAIYEAAKAVREKVLKLASEELEVAPEDLELADGKVFVRGAPDRALALGDLAVKANPLRGAVAPNTEPGLEATRYFGPPRGSTASGVHAMLLEADPETGFVNILKYVVVHDCGTVINPLIVEGQIHGGVAQGIGNAFYEQIVYDESGQLLTASFMDYLVPTAMEVPPIDVAHVETPSPWNPLGAKGVGEAGAIPVGPLFAQALEDAFDNAFEVTEIPLSPQKVWALIHGK